A genomic segment from Bradyrhizobium sp. ISRA430 encodes:
- a CDS encoding PRC-barrel domain-containing protein has protein sequence MMDQGELDRSETGRLIGSDKVEGTSVYGADRNKIGSIERVMIDKISGKVSYAVLGFGGFLGLGNDHYPLPWQSLKYDPELGGYVTGITAKALEGAPKYGERSDWNWGDDAALRGINAYYGVPVA, from the coding sequence ATGATGGACCAAGGCGAACTGGACCGAAGCGAGACAGGCCGCTTGATCGGCAGCGACAAGGTCGAGGGAACATCGGTCTATGGCGCCGATCGCAACAAGATCGGTTCGATCGAACGCGTGATGATCGACAAGATCAGCGGCAAGGTGTCCTACGCCGTACTTGGCTTCGGCGGGTTTCTGGGGCTCGGCAATGATCACTATCCGTTGCCCTGGCAATCATTGAAATACGATCCCGAGCTCGGCGGCTACGTCACCGGAATCACCGCCAAAGCGCTGGAAGGCGCGCCGAAATACGGAGAGCGGAGCGACTGGAACTGGGGCGATGACGCTGCGCTGCGCGGCATCAACGCCTATTATGGTGTTCCGGTCGCATAG
- a CDS encoding DHA2 family efflux MFS transporter permease subunit, whose protein sequence is MTDISQGGASAGGWSPERSAAGGHNPYLIAFVVSIATFMEVLDTTIANVALRHIAGGLAVGLDESTYVITSYLVANAIVLSISGWLSTVLGRKRFYMICVATFSVASLFCGLAWNLQALVLFRILQGLGGGGMATSEQAILADSFPPQKRGQAFAIYGVAVVVAPVIGPTLGGWITDTYSWHWVFLINVPMGLVSLFLVGALVKEPSGAEEERAELLSRGLRVDYVGFILVAIGLGALEFVLDEGQRNDWFGSNMILSFALLAAFCLLALIPWELMRDDPIIDIRLLGRRQFGACFLVMLATFAVLISTTQLLPQLLQTELGYTAMLAGLVLSPSGVVTMMLMPVAGRLVTIVQPKYLIMFGAAVAAVSMWHLTGLTGDITYGYAAMARIYLAVALPFLFLPVTTASYDGLPPEKTNQASALINVARNIGGSMGVALAQTLLAQRQQFHQSRLIEHVAPSDIGYQQTIDAMTRFFQAQGSSATDAASQAIAWVGKTLQQQVDLLAYIDVFWTLAIIAALMIPTAAVLRPIDLHAPARGH, encoded by the coding sequence ATGACGGATATCTCGCAAGGCGGCGCGTCCGCCGGCGGCTGGTCGCCGGAGCGCTCGGCGGCCGGCGGGCACAATCCCTATCTGATCGCCTTCGTCGTCTCGATCGCGACCTTCATGGAGGTGCTCGACACCACGATCGCCAACGTCGCGCTGCGCCACATCGCGGGCGGGCTCGCCGTCGGTCTAGACGAGAGCACCTATGTCATCACCAGCTATCTCGTCGCCAACGCCATCGTGCTGTCGATCTCGGGGTGGCTTTCGACCGTGCTGGGGCGCAAACGCTTCTACATGATCTGCGTTGCGACCTTCTCGGTTGCTTCGTTGTTCTGCGGCCTTGCCTGGAATTTGCAGGCGCTGGTGTTGTTCCGCATTCTGCAGGGGCTGGGCGGCGGCGGAATGGCGACCAGCGAGCAGGCGATCCTCGCTGATTCGTTTCCGCCGCAAAAACGCGGTCAGGCGTTTGCGATCTATGGCGTCGCAGTCGTGGTCGCGCCGGTGATCGGTCCGACGCTCGGCGGCTGGATCACCGATACCTACTCCTGGCACTGGGTGTTTTTGATTAACGTGCCGATGGGCCTCGTCTCGCTGTTCCTGGTCGGCGCGCTGGTCAAGGAGCCGTCAGGCGCGGAAGAGGAGAGAGCGGAGCTGTTGAGCAGGGGGCTTCGGGTCGACTATGTCGGGTTCATTCTGGTTGCCATCGGCCTCGGTGCGCTCGAATTCGTCCTCGACGAAGGCCAACGCAATGATTGGTTTGGATCGAACATGATCCTGTCCTTTGCACTGCTTGCCGCTTTCTGCCTGCTCGCGTTGATCCCATGGGAGTTGATGCGGGATGATCCGATAATTGACATCCGCCTGCTCGGCAGGCGGCAGTTCGGAGCCTGTTTCCTGGTTATGCTCGCTACGTTTGCGGTGCTGATCTCAACGACGCAGCTATTGCCGCAGCTTTTGCAGACTGAGCTCGGCTATACCGCCATGCTCGCGGGATTGGTGCTGTCACCGAGCGGCGTCGTGACGATGATGTTGATGCCGGTGGCGGGACGACTGGTCACGATAGTGCAGCCGAAATATCTGATCATGTTCGGCGCTGCGGTTGCCGCAGTTTCCATGTGGCATTTGACCGGGCTAACCGGGGACATCACCTACGGCTATGCCGCGATGGCGCGGATCTATCTCGCGGTCGCTCTTCCCTTCCTGTTCCTTCCGGTGACGACGGCGTCCTATGACGGCTTGCCACCCGAGAAGACCAACCAGGCCTCCGCCCTGATCAATGTCGCGCGCAATATTGGCGGCTCGATGGGGGTTGCGCTGGCGCAGACGCTCTTGGCCCAACGCCAGCAATTCCATCAAAGCCGGCTGATCGAGCACGTCGCGCCGTCCGATATCGGCTACCAGCAGACCATCGACGCGATGACGCGCTTCTTCCAGGCGCAAGGCTCCAGCGCGACGGACGCCGCGTCGCAAGCGATCGCCTGGGTCGGCAAGACCTTGCAGCAGCAGGTCGACCTCCTCGCCTATATCGACGTGTTCTGGACACTCGCCATCATCGCTGCGCTGATGATCCCGACCGCCGCGGTGCTGCGCCCGATCGACCTGCACGCGCCGGCGCGGGGGCATTGA
- a CDS encoding DUF4142 domain-containing protein has product MKRTIIALSCVLLASPVLAQSLGEKTGVNSALGVAPTTTDFVNEVAISDVFEIESSKLAEQKGNAQEKSFAQQMVTDHTKTSSELKGLIGNGKIQATLPTTLDSSHQSKLDKLKSATGKDFSSDYDSYQVSAHEDAVSLFDRYAKGGDNAELKDWAGKTLPALKHHLDMAKELGKAPTVGQSNR; this is encoded by the coding sequence ATGAAACGAACCATCATTGCCTTGAGCTGCGTGCTTCTCGCCAGCCCGGTGCTCGCCCAGTCGCTCGGCGAAAAGACTGGCGTCAATTCGGCGCTCGGCGTCGCGCCGACCACCACCGACTTCGTCAACGAGGTCGCGATCAGCGACGTCTTCGAGATCGAGTCGAGCAAGCTCGCCGAGCAGAAGGGCAATGCGCAGGAGAAATCCTTCGCACAGCAGATGGTGACCGACCACACCAAGACCAGCAGCGAACTAAAGGGCCTGATCGGCAACGGTAAGATCCAGGCAACGCTGCCGACGACGCTCGACAGCTCGCACCAGAGCAAGCTCGACAAGCTCAAGAGCGCGACGGGTAAGGATTTCAGCTCTGACTACGATTCCTATCAGGTCAGCGCGCACGAGGACGCGGTCTCGCTGTTCGACCGCTACGCCAAGGGCGGCGACAATGCCGAATTGAAGGACTGGGCCGGCAAGACGCTGCCGGCACTGAAGCATCACCTCGACATGGCCAAGGAGCTTGGCAAGGCGCCGACCGTCGGCCAATCGAACAGGTAA
- a CDS encoding DUF4142 domain-containing protein — protein sequence MRILLAIVLLFFSTAVFADSTGERMRGDRTPTATDVISGLYAFSRFQQGLLESTDLKGNAEVKNLAALRAEEATKRDRTLKDIQQTIGAEPHVGKTTLAGASLAAPENSDGPAYVRSFYAAQIPEYESALALLEHYLRAPDNTALAIFAREHLPILRSQLKDAERTMADK from the coding sequence ATGCGAATTCTCCTTGCGATAGTCCTGCTGTTCTTCAGCACTGCGGTGTTCGCCGACAGCACCGGCGAGCGGATGCGCGGCGATCGCACGCCGACTGCAACCGACGTCATCAGCGGTCTCTACGCATTCAGCCGCTTCCAGCAGGGTCTCCTGGAGAGTACCGATCTGAAGGGCAACGCAGAGGTCAAAAATCTCGCTGCGCTGCGCGCCGAAGAGGCGACCAAGCGCGACAGGACCCTGAAGGACATTCAACAGACGATCGGCGCCGAGCCGCACGTCGGCAAGACAACGCTCGCCGGTGCAAGCCTGGCCGCGCCCGAAAATTCAGACGGACCCGCCTACGTCAGAAGTTTCTACGCGGCCCAAATCCCTGAATATGAATCCGCCCTCGCCCTGCTCGAGCACTATCTGCGGGCGCCCGACAATACTGCGCTTGCAATCTTCGCCCGCGAGCACCTGCCGATCCTGCGTTCGCAGCTAAAAGACGCGGAGCGCACCATGGCCGACAAGTAA
- a CDS encoding phosphatase PAP2 family protein, whose translation MALATVKPTRIDSVIANEIADHTNSRLERTAQTLTWAADEHVLLASAAAGWLYTQLRRPDDRPVANHVLTVSLAATVLPHVLKSVFDQTRPDRLMVRAHLRGVPFSGRSRDAFPSGHAVHMGALASAAGLLPTGPRRLVRTVAVGLSLTRVTLLAHWTSDVVAGFALGIVVERLLRPWTLTRPRREHPIPRARP comes from the coding sequence ATGGCGCTCGCAACAGTCAAACCCACTCGGATTGATAGTGTGATCGCGAATGAGATCGCGGACCACACCAACTCAAGGCTCGAGCGCACCGCCCAGACGCTGACATGGGCCGCCGACGAGCATGTGCTGCTCGCGTCGGCCGCAGCGGGTTGGCTCTACACCCAGCTCCGTCGTCCAGACGATCGTCCCGTTGCAAATCACGTCCTGACGGTTTCATTGGCGGCAACGGTGCTGCCGCACGTGCTGAAGTCCGTGTTCGATCAGACCAGGCCGGACCGGCTGATGGTTCGTGCCCATTTGCGCGGTGTTCCCTTCTCCGGACGATCCCGCGATGCATTTCCCTCCGGTCATGCCGTACACATGGGTGCACTCGCTTCTGCCGCCGGCCTGCTTCCAACAGGACCGCGCCGACTGGTCCGCACCGTTGCGGTAGGGCTCTCGCTGACGCGCGTCACGCTGCTCGCACACTGGACGAGCGACGTGGTCGCCGGCTTTGCACTCGGCATCGTCGTCGAAAGGCTGCTGCGACCCTGGACGCTGACGAGGCCGCGCCGCGAGCACCCTATTCCGCGAGCAAGACCATGA
- a CDS encoding HlyD family secretion protein encodes MDAQTREHGPSAEQPQRTKEAPRTVSDRSREGADRSQEQAKTPSLRYRLRENWLLATVGAIVLLAALAGGLVYWLQIRHYESTDDAFVAARSFSVASKVGGYVTDIPVTDNQHVNAGDLLAKIDERDYRIAVDQAAAQVEVSKANIANVEAQIDSQQEQIKQAKAQLEQAQAQLQFSQEEFSRAEDLVEKGAGTVQRQQQTRSDLLAQQANTERAKTAVTAAEVGIKTLQAQLEGVRAQLQQSQAQLDQAKLNLEYTSIVAAQSGRVVKLSGAKGTFVAAGQSLMMFVPDEVWIVANYKETQLDDMRPGQPVEIRIDAYPGHKLTGHVESVQPGSGTAFSLLPAENATGNFVKVVQRVPVKIVVDNWPADLPVGPGMSVVPWTKVR; translated from the coding sequence GTGGATGCTCAAACCCGGGAGCATGGGCCGTCCGCGGAGCAGCCGCAGAGGACGAAGGAAGCTCCAAGGACTGTATCCGATAGATCCCGCGAGGGCGCAGACCGGTCGCAAGAGCAGGCGAAGACGCCATCGCTGCGCTACCGGCTTCGCGAGAATTGGCTGCTCGCCACGGTCGGCGCGATCGTTCTGCTTGCCGCGCTGGCGGGCGGTTTGGTCTACTGGCTCCAGATCCGCCACTATGAATCCACCGATGACGCCTTCGTCGCGGCGCGCAGCTTTTCCGTGGCCTCGAAGGTGGGCGGCTATGTGACCGATATCCCGGTCACGGACAACCAGCATGTCAATGCCGGTGATCTTCTGGCCAAGATCGATGAGCGCGACTACCGGATCGCCGTCGATCAGGCTGCGGCGCAGGTGGAGGTCTCGAAAGCGAACATCGCCAATGTCGAGGCGCAGATCGATTCACAACAGGAGCAGATCAAGCAGGCCAAGGCCCAGCTCGAACAGGCGCAGGCCCAGCTCCAGTTCTCCCAGGAAGAGTTTTCGCGCGCTGAAGACCTCGTCGAGAAGGGCGCCGGCACCGTACAGCGCCAGCAACAGACCCGCTCCGATCTTTTGGCGCAGCAGGCCAATACCGAGCGCGCGAAGACAGCGGTGACCGCGGCGGAAGTCGGCATCAAGACTCTTCAGGCCCAGCTCGAGGGCGTAAGAGCGCAGCTCCAGCAATCGCAGGCGCAGCTCGATCAGGCCAAGCTGAACCTGGAATATACCAGTATCGTCGCGGCGCAGTCCGGCCGCGTCGTCAAGCTCAGCGGCGCCAAGGGTACGTTCGTCGCGGCGGGGCAGAGCCTGATGATGTTCGTGCCCGACGAGGTCTGGATCGTCGCCAACTACAAGGAAACCCAGCTCGACGACATGCGGCCGGGCCAGCCGGTCGAGATCCGCATCGATGCCTATCCCGGGCACAAGCTGACGGGCCACGTGGAATCGGTGCAGCCCGGCTCGGGCACTGCGTTCAGCCTGCTGCCGGCGGAGAATGCCACAGGCAATTTCGTCAAGGTCGTACAGCGCGTGCCCGTGAAGATTGTGGTCGACAACTGGCCGGCCGACCTGCCGGTCGGTCCCGGCATGTCGGTCGTGCCCTGGACGAAGGTGCGATGA
- a CDS encoding DUF3147 family protein produces MTEYLLRFIAGGVIVSAFAILGDMLRPKSFAGLLGAAPSVALATLGIAVVHHGAGYAAAESWTMIYGAVALACYCRVVCQLLMRFRLPALPATIAAFAVWLAIAFGLLAGFGGAA; encoded by the coding sequence ATGACCGAATATCTCTTACGCTTCATCGCCGGTGGCGTGATTGTCTCCGCTTTTGCGATCCTCGGCGATATGCTCAGACCCAAGAGCTTCGCGGGCCTGCTCGGCGCGGCGCCCTCGGTCGCGTTGGCGACGCTCGGCATCGCGGTCGTCCATCATGGCGCAGGCTACGCGGCGGCCGAAAGCTGGACCATGATCTATGGCGCCGTGGCGCTCGCCTGCTACTGCCGCGTCGTGTGCCAGTTGCTGATGCGATTTCGCCTCCCTGCGCTGCCCGCCACCATCGCCGCCTTTGCCGTGTGGCTTGCGATCGCCTTCGGCCTGCTCGCCGGCTTCGGAGGCGCCGCCTGA